One window from the genome of Betaproteobacteria bacterium encodes:
- a CDS encoding substrate-binding domain-containing protein, with translation MNTRLGCAIALACLPLALSFPSAAQETVRLNGAASAVDNLVTPNKAAVEKATGYVLVVDKSNAGKGLIDLVDGKCDAALAAADLETTVAAAKAGGRVVDATKLQMVAIKSDQIVFVVNPANAVRSLTHAQIRDIHTGRIANWKEVGGADLAILVVTDTASSATRGLIRQAVLKGADYVAMAKAVPVDRISDEVAAAPGAIGGLGAGFVKPGAVAVVVTDKVERPLGLVTIGAPSEKVARVIAALKAQVAR, from the coding sequence ATGAATACCCGCCTCGGGTGCGCGATCGCCCTCGCCTGCCTTCCTCTGGCCCTGTCCTTCCCGTCCGCCGCGCAGGAGACCGTGCGCCTGAACGGCGCCGCAAGCGCCGTTGACAACCTCGTCACGCCCAACAAGGCCGCCGTCGAGAAGGCGACCGGCTATGTCCTTGTGGTGGACAAGAGCAACGCCGGGAAGGGCCTTATCGACCTGGTCGATGGCAAGTGCGACGCAGCGCTCGCCGCCGCGGACCTCGAGACCACCGTCGCCGCCGCCAAGGCGGGCGGACGCGTGGTGGACGCCACGAAGCTGCAGATGGTCGCCATCAAGAGCGACCAGATCGTGTTCGTCGTGAACCCGGCCAATGCGGTGCGCAGCCTCACGCACGCGCAGATCCGCGACATCCACACGGGCAGGATCGCCAACTGGAAGGAAGTTGGCGGCGCCGACCTCGCGATCCTGGTCGTCACCGATACCGCTTCCAGCGCCACGCGCGGCCTCATCCGGCAGGCGGTGCTGAAAGGCGCGGACTACGTCGCCATGGCCAAGGCCGTCCCGGTGGACAGGATCAGCGACGAGGTGGCCGCGGCGCCCGGCGCGATCGGCGGGCTGGGGGCCGGCTTCGTGAAGCCCGGGGCCGTCGCGGTGGTGGTGACCGACAAGGTCGAACGGCCGCTGGGGCTCGTGACGATCGGCGCGCCGAGCGAGAAGGTGGCCCGCGTCATCGCGGCGCTGAAGGCCCAGGTCGCGCGCTGA